The nucleotide sequence GACCTCCGCGCGGATGAAGCCGCGGGCGAGGTCCGTGTGGATGGCAGCCGCGGCGTCGAGGGCGGTGGCTCCACGCCGTATTGTCCAGGCGCGCACCTCGTCGGGCCCTGCCGTGAGAAACGAAATCCGGTCGAGTATTCGATAGGCGGCCTGGATCACCGGCCCGGACGCCAGCTCATCGACCCCCATGGCGCGCATAAACTCGGCAGCCTCCTCGGGATCGAGCTCCGCCAGCTCCATCTCGAGCCGACCGGGCACCGCCAGCCAGTCCACGTCGGGTCGCCGCTGCCGCGCAGCCTCCAGCAGCGCTTCCCGGCCGGTCTGATCGTCGCCAACGTTCAGCACCGCCATCAGCGGCTTCTCGCTGAGGAGCCCAAACCCTCGGAGCGCCATCCGATCGTCCTCGCTCAACGTCACGCTCCGAACGGGGCGCTCCTCATTCAGGGCCGCGCGCAGACGGACCAACAGCTCGAGCTCACGCGCCTTGGTCTGCCGCTCCAGGTCAGCGCCGCGCGCCATCCGCACCTCGCGCTCCAACCGTTCGACGCGGCGATCGACGACGTCCAGATCAGCCAGGATGAACGTGCCCTCCAAAGATGCGAGATCGCCGATCGCCGATTCGGCATCCGCCGAGGCATCGAACGCGGCAATGACCACCAGGAACGCATCGACGGTGCGGAGGTGGCCCAGAACCGCGGCCTCGCTCTCCAGGCCGGCGCCCTTGGCGAGCCCTGCCACGTCGACGAACTGGACTTCCGCCGGGCGAATGCTTTTCGGATGAAACATCTCCGCCAGCACGTCCACTCGACGATCGGGGACCTTCACCACCGCGCGATTCGGTGCGCTCTGGGCGCCGCTAAACGTGCCCACCTGGACCCGAGCCCGAGCGAGCGCGTTGAAGACCGTTGTCTTGCCCGATCCGGGCAACCCGACTATGCCGATTTCCACCGACTGGATACCTCGATCTGCCGGTCGCGGGCGGCGCAGTGCGGCTGCCGCGGCAGAGGGTTGTGGTTTGGAGAAATGGCTAGGCTGGCTTCTTCTCGGAGATTATAGGAGCGGCTCCCGCGCTGGAGAGATCGTCAAGGTCGACAGCCCGATCAATCGCGGGCGCAAGAACGATGCGGTCATCGATTGGCGCAGGACGGGGTCAGCGCTTGCTCGCGGGGCAGCTTGTATTCCCACGGTTCTCGGTGTATACGGTCAGCGCCCTGGCGGGCCACTCCGTTCGTTGGTCAGAATGCGCTATGTTCCGTCATGCAGCCGTTCGCGTGCATCCAGTGGTCCTTGCGCTACTCCTTTCCGCATGTAGCTCCGCCTCGCCGTCCCACGTGTCGCCGGACCGCTCGGGCGATCCAACCCGTTCGGAGACACGGAAGAGTCTAACCATCGCCGCCCTCGCGAGCTACAAGGGATTCGGCCCGCAATTCGTGACCACGACCGGCGGCGGCTCGCGTCAACTGAACGAAATTCACTCGGTCGGTCTGCTCACGACTGACCTCGAGGGCTCCGTCATTCCTCGGCTCGCCAGCGACCTTCCAACCGTGTCTGGGGGCGATGTCGTACTGATGCCCGATGGGCGCATGCAGACCACCTTCCACCTGCGCCGCGACGTCACTTGGCAGGATGGCGCCCCCTTCACTGCCGATGACATCGTCTTCGGGTGGCAGGTCGCGACGGACCCGCAGCTCGATGTTCGTATCACCCCCACGCTGCGGCAGATAGATACGGTCGAGGCGCTAAGCAGCGACGCGGTTCGCATCACCTGGAAGTCGCCATATTTTCACGCCATCAGCTTTAGCATCAATGAGTTCTGGCCGCTCCCCCGCCACCTGCTCGGCGAGGCGTTTACCGGAGACCCAGAGGCCTTCATGCGCCTGCCGTATTGGAACACCGACTACGTGCACCTGGGGCCCTTTCGCCTGGTGGACTTTGGCCTCGGAGAGAATTTGCTCTTCCAACGCTCCGACGGCTACTTCCTGGGCCGGCCCAAACTCGACGAGATCCGCATCCGAATCGTCCCAGACAGCAACGTCGTCTATGCCGCCCTCGTGGCCGGCGCCGTAGACCTCGTTGGTGAGGGCGTGCTGGCAACGGACGTCGCCCTTCAACTGCGCGATGAATGGGCGAAGTCTCGGGAAGGAACCGTCATCTCCAAACAGGGGAATCTCTTTTTCGTCCACGTTCAATTCAATCCGGATTACCAGCGCATACCCGAGCTCAGAGAGAACGTCGCCGTGCGGCGCGCGCTCCTCCAGGCAGTGGACCGGGACGCCCTTCGGGAGTCGATTCTCCCCGGCGTAGCAGGAACGGAGCCGACGACGCTGATGACGGCCGGCGACCCCCGAGCCCGTGCCGCTGGCACGCCGTTTGCCCGGTACATCTATAGCCCGCGCGCAGCGCTCGAACAGCTCGCCACGGTTGGGTGGCGGCGAGATCCGGACGGCAAGCTCGTCAATCAGCGGGGCGAGCCTATCACGCTGCCGCTGCGCAGCGGAAGCTCCGGCAACGAGCCCCGGATCATCGCGCAGGACTGGCGTGAATTTGGGTTCCAGGTGGAGGAAGAAGTGGTCCCCGGCTCCCTGCTCTTCGATCGCGCCTATCGCGTCAGCTTCCCCGGGCTGGAGTATTCGGCCCAGGGCAACAACGAGGGCATCCTGTCCCG is from Chloroflexota bacterium and encodes:
- a CDS encoding DUF933 domain-containing protein, producing MEIGIVGLPGSGKTTVFNALARARVQVGTFSGAQSAPNRAVVKVPDRRVDVLAEMFHPKSIRPAEVQFVDVAGLAKGAGLESEAAVLGHLRTVDAFLVVIAAFDASADAESAIGDLASLEGTFILADLDVVDRRVERLEREVRMARGADLERQTKARELELLVRLRAALNEERPVRSVTLSEDDRMALRGFGLLSEKPLMAVLNVGDDQTGREALLEAARQRRPDVDWLAVPGRLEMELAELDPEEAAEFMRAMGVDELASGPVIQAAYRILDRISFLTAGPDEVRAWTIRRGATALDAAAAIHTDLARGFIRAEVVTYDDLVEAGSFAEARRRGRLRSEGRAYVVQDGDVINILFNV
- a CDS encoding ABC transporter substrate-binding protein is translated as MSPDRSGDPTRSETRKSLTIAALASYKGFGPQFVTTTGGGSRQLNEIHSVGLLTTDLEGSVIPRLASDLPTVSGGDVVLMPDGRMQTTFHLRRDVTWQDGAPFTADDIVFGWQVATDPQLDVRITPTLRQIDTVEALSSDAVRITWKSPYFHAISFSINEFWPLPRHLLGEAFTGDPEAFMRLPYWNTDYVHLGPFRLVDFGLGENLLFQRSDGYFLGRPKLDEIRIRIVPDSNVVYAALVAGAVDLVGEGVLATDVALQLRDEWAKSREGTVISKQGNLFFVHVQFNPDYQRIPELRENVAVRRALLQAVDRDALRESILPGVAGTEPTTLMTAGDPRARAAGTPFARYIYSPRAALEQLATVGWRRDPDGKLVNQRGEPITLPLRSGSSGNEPRIIAQDWREFGFQVEEEVVPGSLLFDRAYRVSFPGLEYSAQGNNEGILSRFDSRNCARPPRYQGAPDGCYENPQYDALVDKLSGTLEPEAQGQVLREIGEFLAEELPLMPMIYQVTFAAVRANVHALTDDFLGANDTGPGQESRNAHLWDRMD